In Montipora capricornis isolate CH-2021 chromosome 4, ASM3666992v2, whole genome shotgun sequence, a single genomic region encodes these proteins:
- the LOC138046271 gene encoding uncharacterized protein has translation MYGSETWTIYRHHIKLLRTIQQRHLRSILKIRWDQFITNDDVLDRAKSTDIEIILVRNRLRWMGHVARMRAEEDSRRVGRSLLRYKDTLKDILKRGAAVRKWREIVTDRLAWRRLTSDICDKIEIERRNRNIERGPKRHDRERSR, from the coding sequence ATGTATGGAAGTGAAACATGGACCATATATCGTCATCACATCAAGCTTCTAAGAACCATCCAGCAGCGGCACCTGAGATCAATTCTTAAGATCAGGTGGGATCAATTTATCACGAACGATGATGTACTGGATCGTGCAAAATCTACGGATATTGAGATTATTCTCGTTAGGAACAGATTGCGTTGGATGGGTCACGTtgcccgtatgagggccgaAGAGGATTCAAGGAGAGTTGGGCGCTCCCTTCTTAGATATAAGGACACCCTGAAGGACATCCTCAAGCGCGGAGCTGCTGTCCGAAAATGGAGAGAGATCGTAACAGATCGGCTAGCCTGGCGGAGACTCACATCTGACATCTGTGATAAAATAGAAATTGAGAGACGGAACAGGAATATAGAGAGGGGGCCCAAGCGTCACGATAGGGAGAGGAGCAGATAG